One window from the genome of Prosthecobacter vanneervenii encodes:
- a CDS encoding phthiotriol/phenolphthiotriol dimycocerosates methyltransferase, which yields MSLLERLFSVPAVRKAIWQLWYPFLTRRLRNEDVLFLNYAFETEPPVGLQLEPADEQNRACIQLYHHVATQVDLCGKDVLEVSCGHGGGASWLTRTLHPASYTGLDLNPEGISFCQKRHQVASIRFVQGDAQKLPFPDASLDAVINVEASHCYPNFPGFLAEVARVLRPGGHLLYADFRFSDQWAEWEQAIDRAPLEIVQTRDISAEVLRGMEHNAARSEALVLRCLPKMLHPAGRDFAGVPGARVYEALKSGELSYRSWCFRKA from the coding sequence ATGTCCCTCCTCGAACGCCTCTTCTCCGTCCCCGCTGTCCGCAAGGCCATCTGGCAGCTTTGGTATCCCTTTCTCACCCGGCGGCTACGCAATGAGGATGTGCTGTTTTTAAATTACGCCTTTGAAACCGAGCCGCCCGTGGGCCTGCAACTGGAGCCAGCAGACGAGCAGAACCGCGCCTGCATCCAGCTCTACCACCACGTGGCCACGCAGGTGGACCTGTGCGGCAAAGACGTGCTGGAAGTGAGCTGCGGCCACGGGGGCGGTGCCTCGTGGCTCACGCGCACACTGCATCCAGCCAGCTACACCGGTCTGGATCTGAATCCCGAAGGCATCTCCTTCTGCCAAAAGCGCCACCAGGTGGCCAGCATCCGTTTTGTGCAGGGAGATGCGCAAAAGCTCCCCTTTCCTGATGCTTCGCTGGATGCGGTGATCAATGTGGAGGCCTCTCACTGCTACCCGAATTTCCCCGGATTTCTGGCCGAGGTGGCGCGCGTGCTGCGCCCAGGGGGGCATTTGTTGTATGCCGATTTTCGCTTCAGCGACCAGTGGGCCGAGTGGGAGCAGGCAATCGACCGTGCGCCGCTCGAGATCGTGCAAACCCGCGACATCAGCGCCGAAGTACTGCGCGGCATGGAGCACAATGCTGCACGCAGCGAGGCTCTCGTGCTTCGCTGCCTCCCAAAGATGCTGCACCCTGCGGGCCGTGACTTTGCCGGCGTGCCAGGTGCACGTGTGTATGAGGCGCTCAAATCAGGCGAACTCTCCTACCGCTCCTGGTGCTTCCGCAAGGCGTGA
- a CDS encoding H-type lectin domain-containing protein — translation MNSSPVPWKVLSANVGVGILTEGWTLDVVYPDSMDARHFVGEVVFDSPFAAPPVVHLGLTGFDVDRRASARLSIKAQKITKLGFQAVITTWDATRVFSVEFEWLAIGA, via the coding sequence ATGAACTCATCTCCTGTTCCCTGGAAAGTGCTTTCGGCCAATGTCGGTGTCGGAATTCTCACTGAGGGCTGGACGCTGGATGTGGTCTATCCGGATTCTATGGATGCACGGCATTTTGTGGGGGAAGTGGTTTTTGACTCCCCTTTTGCGGCACCGCCTGTGGTGCATCTTGGGCTTACTGGCTTTGATGTGGACCGTCGCGCGAGCGCGCGGCTCTCGATCAAGGCGCAGAAAATCACAAAACTGGGATTTCAGGCCGTCATCACCACCTGGGATGCCACACGGGTCTTCTCCGTGGAGTTTGAATGGCTGGCCATCGGTGCCTGA
- the msrP gene encoding protein-methionine-sulfoxide reductase catalytic subunit MsrP, producing the protein MRDSSPIPSSEVTPEETFRNRRFFMKSAIWAGSTLATAGLYRAFSPQAEVRNTGAAIATVAESGVQTSLAADEKVNAFNDIAGYNNFYEFSTDKHAVAEKARHFVTDPWSVQVGGLVHKPRTFDLAELLKFESVERIYRFRCVEGWSMVIPWVGFPLSQLLKMVEPQSTATHVAFESYHDIKQMPDSVYAGIDLPYVEGLRLDEAMHPLTLLATGLYGKTLPNQNGAPARLVVPWKYGFKSIKSVVKITLMDREPPTTWSLANPGEYGFYSNVNPSVDHPRWSQAHERRIGEMGSRPTLMFNGYAEQVAHLYAGMDLKEYF; encoded by the coding sequence ATGAGAGACAGCTCCCCCATTCCCTCCAGCGAGGTCACGCCTGAGGAGACTTTTCGCAACCGGCGCTTCTTCATGAAGTCCGCCATCTGGGCGGGCTCCACGCTGGCCACAGCGGGGCTCTATCGTGCCTTCAGTCCGCAGGCGGAGGTGCGTAACACGGGGGCGGCCATCGCTACCGTGGCAGAGTCAGGTGTGCAGACCTCTCTGGCAGCGGATGAAAAGGTGAACGCCTTCAACGACATCGCGGGCTACAACAATTTCTACGAGTTCTCCACGGACAAACACGCCGTGGCGGAAAAGGCACGGCACTTCGTCACCGATCCCTGGAGTGTGCAGGTGGGTGGGCTGGTGCACAAGCCTCGCACCTTTGATCTGGCGGAGTTGCTCAAATTTGAATCCGTCGAGCGCATCTACCGATTTCGTTGTGTGGAGGGCTGGTCCATGGTCATCCCGTGGGTGGGCTTTCCGCTGTCGCAACTTTTGAAGATGGTGGAGCCGCAGAGCACTGCCACGCATGTCGCGTTTGAGTCTTATCATGACATCAAGCAGATGCCTGACTCCGTATATGCAGGCATTGATCTGCCTTATGTCGAAGGCCTGCGGCTCGATGAGGCCATGCATCCGCTGACGCTTCTGGCCACCGGCTTGTATGGAAAGACACTTCCCAATCAAAACGGCGCGCCAGCCCGTCTGGTGGTGCCGTGGAAGTATGGCTTCAAGAGCATCAAATCTGTGGTGAAGATCACCCTCATGGACCGTGAGCCGCCCACCACCTGGAGCCTGGCCAATCCGGGTGAATACGGTTTCTACTCCAATGTGAATCCCTCCGTGGATCATCCTCGCTGGTCGCAGGCGCATGAGCGGCGCATCGGCGAGATGGGCTCGCGTCCCACCTTGATGTTTAACGGCTATGCGGAGCAGGTGGCGCATCTCTACGCGGGCATGGACCTCAAGGAATACTTCTGA
- a CDS encoding uracil-DNA glycosylase codes for MSAASDLLKQHLLQRQLKGGTHIALRPGTMERLLGQEPAPKLSDMMPAARRQESVPTPATAATPAPAKRLVPDNPAPEPRRAAGLIQVDGSTLEEKLAALRVLAEKWEPARSLNSLRQTMVFAVGDPCASLMLVGEAPGAEEEKLREPFVGPAGQKLTAILKAMGLERSQVYISNICKFRPAMENQGSGNRKPTAEEMRACVSFVLTEIDLIRPKVIVALGATAAEGLGIPGSVGGLRGRFHNTSGIPTMVTYHPSYILREEKTGDGIRAKRAVWEDMLKVMEKLGLPISEKQRGYFQAK; via the coding sequence ATGTCCGCCGCCTCCGATCTCCTCAAACAACACCTTCTGCAGCGCCAGCTCAAGGGGGGCACGCATATCGCGCTGCGACCAGGGACGATGGAGCGTCTGCTCGGGCAGGAGCCTGCGCCGAAGCTGAGTGACATGATGCCTGCCGCCCGCAGGCAGGAGAGCGTGCCCACGCCAGCGACCGCAGCGACGCCTGCGCCTGCCAAGCGTCTTGTTCCAGATAATCCTGCGCCAGAGCCCCGGCGCGCCGCCGGACTGATCCAGGTGGACGGAAGCACTCTGGAAGAGAAACTCGCCGCGCTGCGTGTGCTGGCGGAGAAGTGGGAGCCCGCGCGCTCCCTGAACAGCCTGCGTCAGACCATGGTCTTTGCGGTGGGAGATCCGTGCGCCTCCCTCATGCTGGTGGGAGAGGCTCCTGGAGCGGAAGAGGAAAAACTGCGCGAGCCCTTTGTGGGGCCCGCCGGGCAGAAGCTCACCGCTATTCTCAAGGCCATGGGTTTGGAGCGTTCGCAGGTTTACATCAGCAACATCTGCAAATTCCGCCCAGCGATGGAAAACCAGGGCAGCGGCAACCGCAAGCCCACCGCCGAGGAGATGCGCGCCTGCGTTTCCTTTGTGCTGACGGAGATCGATCTCATCCGGCCCAAAGTCATCGTGGCCTTAGGGGCTACTGCGGCAGAGGGGCTTGGCATCCCCGGCAGCGTGGGTGGCCTGCGCGGACGGTTTCACAACACCAGCGGCATTCCCACCATGGTCACCTACCATCCATCCTACATCCTGAGGGAGGAGAAAACAGGTGATGGCATCCGCGCCAAGCGCGCCGTCTGGGAGGACATGCTCAAAGTCATGGAAAAGCTGGGCCTGCCCATCAGTGAAAAGCAGCGCGGCTATTTCCAGGCCAAGTAA
- a CDS encoding molybdopterin-dependent oxidoreductase, whose product MKARALSRRDLFKLGTAGAAVLTHAEAQAAGKKAGPVCEEGGCCITPSGDFYNVERGKPLPYQQPIEKLREIGMVRETWQLEIMADPASNSKIERPMLRSDGTALTFERLMEIAKTKAVSYLKVITCNNLADPLGHGLWEGVPLRDVLWECGPVENLRHVWYHGHHNEDPKQIFKCYLPMNRVFEDPPGELPVMLCYKLNGEFLTGERGGPVRMIVPEAYGFKSVKWLQRIGFTNAHQSDDTYANGNNDINSWLKTFARFGDLPDKLRAGEELSLHGNAQVGISGLKKVQYWVRDAGAPLPANDPHFTTAPWQDAQIVPFDGSGISGFKGAPLHPVQFDAATRTPRQWPLRHTLCRWVAAPIKLAAGKYEIRCRTLDENGNAQPMPRPFPKSGRNNIQKALLEVIA is encoded by the coding sequence ATGAAGGCCAGAGCACTTTCCCGCCGTGATTTGTTCAAGCTCGGTACTGCAGGCGCTGCAGTGCTGACCCATGCCGAGGCGCAGGCTGCCGGGAAGAAGGCCGGGCCCGTCTGCGAGGAAGGTGGCTGCTGCATCACTCCATCGGGAGACTTTTACAATGTGGAGCGCGGCAAGCCGCTGCCCTATCAGCAGCCCATTGAGAAGCTGCGGGAGATCGGCATGGTGCGCGAGACCTGGCAGCTCGAAATCATGGCCGATCCAGCCAGCAACTCCAAGATCGAGCGCCCCATGCTGCGTAGTGATGGCACCGCGCTGACTTTTGAGCGGCTGATGGAGATCGCGAAGACGAAGGCGGTCAGCTACCTTAAGGTCATCACCTGCAACAACCTGGCCGATCCTCTTGGGCACGGCCTGTGGGAGGGCGTGCCGCTGCGCGATGTGCTGTGGGAATGCGGCCCGGTGGAAAATCTGCGCCACGTCTGGTATCACGGCCATCATAACGAGGACCCCAAGCAGATCTTCAAATGCTACCTGCCGATGAATCGCGTCTTTGAGGACCCACCCGGAGAGCTGCCGGTAATGCTCTGCTACAAGCTTAATGGCGAGTTTCTCACTGGTGAGCGCGGCGGCCCGGTGCGCATGATCGTGCCGGAGGCCTACGGCTTCAAATCGGTGAAGTGGCTGCAGCGCATCGGCTTCACCAATGCGCACCAGTCCGATGACACCTACGCCAACGGCAACAACGACATCAATTCGTGGCTCAAGACCTTCGCACGTTTCGGCGATCTGCCCGACAAGCTCCGCGCCGGAGAGGAACTCTCACTGCACGGCAACGCCCAGGTGGGGATCTCGGGGCTGAAGAAGGTGCAGTACTGGGTGCGCGATGCAGGTGCGCCGCTGCCGGCCAATGATCCGCATTTCACCACCGCACCGTGGCAGGATGCGCAGATCGTACCCTTTGATGGCAGCGGCATTTCGGGCTTTAAAGGCGCGCCGCTGCATCCCGTGCAGTTTGATGCTGCCACTCGCACGCCACGACAGTGGCCGCTGCGTCACACGCTCTGCCGCTGGGTGGCTGCCCCCATCAAGCTGGCTGCGGGCAAGTATGAAATACGCTGCCGCACCCTTGATGAAAACGGCAACGCCCAACCGATGCCCCGGCCGTTTCCCAAGTCCGGCCGCAACAACATCCAGAAAGCGCTGCTGGAGGTGATCGCCTAA